Proteins encoded by one window of Chondromyces crocatus:
- a CDS encoding ATP-binding protein, with protein sequence MSDIRLPAEVKHQAELEALSSADTAPRPPGWRLSPRAVETYLMGSPKPVSGVAITPKYIGDRALVQVAIATLASDRALMLVGEPGTAKSWLSEHLAAAISGTSGMVVQGTAGTSEEQLKYGWNYALLLAEGPSQKALVASPILRAMREGKFARLEEVTRTSSEVQDSLISILSEKQIAIPELGEAVSATRGFNIIATANTRDRGVNEMSAALKRRFNFVTVPVVEDLEQEIRIVTKREAELRNDYQVGVEPPAELAKVLVTLFQELRAGVTKDGKTKVKQPGSVLSTAEAISVLFNSGILAQQFGDGKVTPEDLARSLLGAVAKESGDDVKVVREYCETVAKGRSGPWKELYSAAKKRFSA encoded by the coding sequence ATGAGTGACATCCGCCTCCCTGCCGAGGTGAAGCACCAGGCCGAACTCGAGGCCCTCTCCTCTGCCGACACGGCCCCCCGTCCTCCTGGATGGCGGCTCTCTCCACGCGCCGTGGAGACCTACCTCATGGGTAGCCCCAAGCCGGTCTCCGGGGTCGCCATCACCCCGAAGTACATCGGCGACCGCGCGCTGGTGCAGGTCGCGATCGCGACGCTGGCGTCGGACCGCGCCTTGATGCTGGTGGGTGAGCCGGGGACGGCGAAGAGCTGGCTCTCGGAGCACCTCGCGGCCGCGATCAGTGGCACTTCGGGGATGGTCGTCCAGGGCACCGCGGGCACGAGCGAGGAGCAGCTCAAGTATGGGTGGAACTACGCCCTGTTGCTCGCCGAGGGGCCGTCCCAGAAGGCACTCGTCGCCTCGCCCATCCTCCGCGCGATGCGAGAAGGAAAGTTCGCCCGACTGGAAGAGGTCACCCGCACCTCGTCCGAGGTCCAGGACTCGCTGATCTCCATCCTCTCCGAGAAGCAGATCGCCATTCCCGAACTGGGTGAAGCGGTGAGCGCGACCAGGGGCTTCAACATCATCGCCACCGCGAACACGCGCGACCGCGGGGTCAACGAGATGAGCGCGGCGCTGAAGCGACGTTTCAACTTCGTCACCGTCCCGGTCGTGGAGGATCTGGAGCAGGAGATCCGCATCGTGACCAAACGCGAGGCCGAGCTGCGGAACGACTACCAGGTAGGGGTGGAGCCGCCCGCCGAGCTCGCGAAGGTGCTGGTGACGCTGTTTCAGGAGCTGCGAGCGGGGGTGACCAAGGACGGCAAGACCAAGGTGAAGCAGCCGGGGTCGGTGCTCTCGACGGCGGAGGCGATCAGCGTGCTGTTCAACAGCGGCATCCTGGCGCAGCAGTTCGGCGACGGGAAGGTGACGCCGGAGGACCTGGCGCGGTCGCTGCTCGGCGCCGTCGCCAAGGAGAGCGGCGACGATGTGAAGGTGGTGCGCGAGTACTGCGAGACCGTGGCCAAGGGGCGCTCCGGTCCGTGGAAGGAACTCTACAGCGCCGCCAAGAAGCGGTTCAGCGCCTGA
- a CDS encoding DUF5682 family protein, with amino-acid sequence MDLAQLRSVHVFPVRHHSPRSSAALRAFLDQTRPSLVLVEGPSDATALLDALVDPGTVPPVAILGYRIDGTPGSSLWPFATYSPEYVAVRWAAERGARAELIDVPIGMALAPYEGEPVGHEDLDDPGSMDGDEEDDGDGFPASAAGEVVEGEDETEDVPNIYQACAEARGFRSFEEFWEASFEAPAYDPGSFRDALLAYADLVRSEGDRLVHRARDAYMARQVLERIGPDLPAERIAVVVGAAHAAAFVAGDVDFALEDELPAPVPATATLIPYSFPRLAEQLGYGAGNRAPRYYQRAHDAGCDFQRATLEVLVEFTEHLRLRGFMASLSDTIEAYRLAVRLAEIRDKAGPGLDEVREATIATLCRGDATHVDGFLWPSVIGRSVGRVASQIGKTSLQEEFWREVGQRRLPATDAPESFTLKLTNETEVGTSVFLHRLRIADIPYASYLGTQRGSGRRTPQGATVDAQTFLAQVSEAWEVQWTPATDVALVEKIVLGSTLEQVVTRGLDERLAAAGGAGDAADVMLDAVLTSCPVTVSTSLRACDRLAANDDDLPSLARAASKVAYLASFGSSRSRSSIGDHVLLPLAQKSFDRAVLRVRGGCMGNDDAVAPAKSALRTLHELALSKSYLDGRAWLEVAREITDDLGVNPSCSGLCCGLLYLAQEIDETDVAALVGLRLGGASEPLPAAAFLDGFLEVNALVMVKSRPVVEALDAFLAAIDPARFRDCLPVLRRAFSRLGATERRYLLENVLAARRIADHAQAAQAVLAEQDRQRIEEMGEDLSKAMDDLDDLL; translated from the coding sequence ATGGATCTGGCCCAGCTCCGGTCGGTGCACGTCTTTCCGGTGCGGCACCACTCGCCGCGCTCGAGCGCAGCACTGCGGGCATTTCTCGACCAGACGCGCCCCTCCCTGGTGCTCGTCGAGGGGCCGAGCGATGCGACGGCATTGCTCGACGCGCTGGTGGATCCAGGGACGGTGCCGCCGGTGGCTATCCTCGGCTACCGCATCGACGGCACCCCGGGCTCGTCGCTGTGGCCCTTCGCCACCTACTCCCCGGAGTACGTGGCCGTCCGCTGGGCTGCCGAGCGCGGAGCGCGCGCGGAGCTGATCGATGTCCCGATCGGGATGGCGCTCGCGCCTTACGAGGGCGAGCCGGTGGGGCACGAGGATCTGGACGATCCGGGCTCGATGGACGGCGACGAGGAGGACGACGGAGACGGCTTTCCCGCGTCGGCGGCGGGTGAGGTGGTCGAGGGAGAAGACGAGACGGAGGATGTTCCCAACATCTACCAGGCGTGCGCGGAGGCGCGGGGCTTTCGCTCGTTCGAGGAGTTCTGGGAGGCTTCGTTCGAGGCGCCGGCCTATGACCCAGGTTCGTTCCGGGACGCGCTGCTCGCTTACGCCGATCTGGTACGCAGCGAAGGCGATCGGCTGGTGCACCGGGCGCGCGATGCGTACATGGCGCGTCAGGTGCTGGAGCGAATCGGTCCGGATCTTCCCGCCGAGCGTATCGCCGTGGTGGTGGGTGCGGCGCACGCAGCGGCATTCGTGGCCGGTGACGTCGACTTCGCGCTGGAGGACGAGCTGCCAGCGCCCGTCCCCGCGACGGCGACGCTGATCCCGTACAGCTTTCCGCGGCTCGCCGAGCAGCTCGGGTACGGGGCTGGCAACCGCGCGCCGCGCTATTACCAGCGCGCCCATGACGCGGGCTGCGATTTCCAGCGAGCGACCCTGGAGGTGCTGGTCGAGTTCACCGAGCATCTGCGGCTGCGGGGTTTCATGGCGTCGCTCTCGGACACCATCGAGGCCTACCGGCTGGCGGTGCGCCTCGCCGAGATCCGGGACAAGGCTGGGCCAGGGCTCGACGAGGTGCGAGAAGCGACCATCGCCACGCTCTGCCGTGGCGATGCGACCCACGTCGATGGCTTCCTATGGCCCTCGGTGATCGGGCGGAGCGTCGGCCGTGTGGCGAGCCAGATTGGCAAGACCTCGCTGCAGGAGGAGTTCTGGCGCGAGGTGGGCCAGCGCCGCTTGCCGGCGACGGACGCTCCGGAGTCGTTCACCCTCAAGCTGACCAACGAGACGGAGGTCGGTACCAGCGTCTTCCTGCATCGGCTGCGCATCGCCGACATTCCGTATGCGAGCTACCTGGGGACACAGCGCGGCAGCGGGCGGCGCACGCCGCAGGGCGCGACCGTCGATGCACAGACCTTCCTCGCCCAGGTGAGCGAGGCGTGGGAGGTGCAGTGGACGCCGGCCACCGACGTGGCGCTGGTGGAGAAGATCGTCCTCGGCAGCACGCTCGAGCAGGTGGTGACGCGCGGGCTCGACGAGCGCCTGGCAGCGGCGGGTGGCGCAGGCGACGCGGCCGACGTGATGCTCGACGCGGTGCTCACGAGCTGCCCGGTGACGGTCTCCACATCGCTGCGCGCGTGCGATCGACTGGCCGCAAATGATGACGACCTCCCCTCGCTCGCTCGGGCTGCGAGCAAAGTGGCGTACCTGGCATCGTTTGGCTCGTCCCGCTCTCGCTCCTCGATCGGGGACCACGTGCTGCTCCCGCTCGCACAGAAGAGCTTCGATCGGGCCGTGCTCCGGGTGCGTGGTGGGTGCATGGGCAACGACGACGCCGTGGCGCCGGCAAAGTCGGCGCTGCGTACGCTCCACGAGCTGGCGCTCTCCAAGTCGTACCTCGACGGGCGCGCGTGGCTCGAGGTGGCGCGGGAGATCACCGACGACCTGGGTGTGAACCCCTCTTGCTCGGGCCTGTGCTGCGGGCTCCTCTACCTCGCGCAGGAGATCGACGAGACCGACGTGGCAGCGCTCGTGGGTCTGCGCCTCGGCGGGGCCAGCGAACCCCTCCCCGCGGCAGCTTTCCTGGATGGGTTTCTGGAGGTGAATGCGCTGGTGATGGTGAAGAGCCGTCCGGTGGTGGAGGCGCTCGATGCCTTCCTCGCCGCG